DNA from Gammaproteobacteria bacterium:
CGTCATGCACATGTTTGGCTAACTCTTCAGCCATTTTGGCGTGATACGGGTGATAGATGGCATCGGCTCTTTGTTGTTGACTATTCTGATCCAGATTCTGGTTTCCGGGAATGATGATGTGGTCACTCACGGGAATAAATGCCGTTGGGTCTTTCAGGTTTCGGTTGCAATCAACCACCAGACGTGAGTAATTGCAATACACCGCGGTAGCGCCTAACTGGCTGGCTACTCTTTTGCATAATTCCCCAGCCCCGATATCCAGTGCGATATGTGTTTCCAGGAAATCTTCGCCAAGTCCCAGATTGTTCAATTGTTCTGGAATCTTGTTACTCGCGTGCTCACAACACAACACGATCGGTTTGTTATCAAAATGCACACATTCATAAGGCGGTAATTCATGCGCCTGCAATATACTGATGCCTTGGGTAATTTCTTGTTGTTTGCTTATAGACATAATTATATAATTTCACACACGTCATCAAAATCAAAACGCGGACTACGCGGAAACAACCCTTCATCATCACCATAGCCAATATTCATTAAAAAATTGGCTTTTATATTGGTGTTGGCAAAAAATGCCTCATTCACTGTCTTTTTACTGAAGCCCGACATCGGACCGCAGTCCAGACCCAATGCGCGCGCTGCCATGATCAAATAGCCACCCTGCAAACTCCCATTGAGAATTGCCGTATTCTTGATATGTGTTTCGCGACCTTCAAACCAGCTTTTTGCATTGGTATGCGGAAACAACTTGGGCAGATGTTCATAAAAATCCAGATCATAGGCCACAATAGCCGTTACCGGGGCCGCCATGGTTTTCTCGACATTTCCTTCTTGCAGGGCCGGCTTGAGTTTTTGTTTTGCCGCTTCTGATCTCACAAACAACAAGCGTATGGGCGAACAATTTGCACTGGTCGGCGCCATTTTACAAAGGTCGAATAGCTCTTGAAGTTGTTCATCTGAAACCGGTTTGTCTTGCCAGGCATTATGGGTTCGAGCGTTTAGAAAAAGCTGCTCAAGCGCTTTGTTATCAAGGGTATTCATTCAGATCCAGTAGAAAGTTAGATAAGACTATTATGTTATAATTTTTTGCTGATATTTGACTATTTTTTTGACTAATTTTTAAGCTTCAGCCGAAGCCAGTAATCGGAGACAAGAATTGGATTTTACCCTAACTGAAGAACAACTTATGATCCAGGAGGCAGCACGCGATTTTGCCCAATCCGAGATCGTTCCTATTGCCGCCGAGCATGATATTAGTGGCGAGTTCCCGAGCAAAACCATCAAACAAGCCGGTGAACTGGGTTTTATGGGCATTCAAGTGCCTGAAGAATACGGTGGCTCCGGTTTAGACACCATGTGTTTTGCCCTGATGATGGAGGAAATTGCCGCCGCCGATGCTTCGCACTCCGTAATCGTCTCTGTGAACAACTCTTTATATAACAATGGCATTATGCGCTTTGGTACGCATGAGCAAAAACTCAAGTATGTAAAACCCATTGCCACCGGGGAAGAAATTGGTGCCTATGCGCTGACTGAACCACAATCCGGATCGGATGCCGCCAATATGCGCTCCAAGGCGGTGTTGTCTGCTGACGGTTCCTACTACACCATTAACGCCAAAAAATCCTGGATAACCTCAGGTCCTGTTGCCCGATACATTATTCTGTTCGCCATGACTGATCCCGATAAAGGCAGTCGTGGTGCTACTGCATTTATGATCGATACCCAAAAAGAAGGATTCCATCAATTAAAGACCGAACCCAAGTTGGGTATACGCGCATCGGCCACTTGTGAAATCGAACTGACGGATTACAAATGCGATGTTGCCGATGTGATCGGTGAATCGGGACAAGGCTTCAAAATTGCCATGACCGTATTGGATGAAGGCCGGGTCGGAATTGCCGCTCAGGCATTGGGCATCGCACGAGCGGCCTATGACGCCTC
Protein-coding regions in this window:
- a CDS encoding malonic semialdehyde reductase: MNTLDNKALEQLFLNARTHNAWQDKPVSDEQLQELFDLCKMAPTSANCSPIRLLFVRSEAAKQKLKPALQEGNVEKTMAAPVTAIVAYDLDFYEHLPKLFPHTNAKSWFEGRETHIKNTAILNGSLQGGYLIMAARALGLDCGPMSGFSKKTVNEAFFANTNIKANFLMNIGYGDDEGLFPRSPRFDFDDVCEII
- a CDS encoding N-formylglutamate amidohydrolase, translating into MSISKQQEITQGISILQAHELPPYECVHFDNKPIVLCCEHASNKIPEQLNNLGLGEDFLETHIALDIGAGELCKRVASQLGATAVYCNYSRLVVDCNRNLKDPTAFIPVSDHIIIPGNQNLDQNSQQQRADAIYHPYHAKMAEELAKHVHDGKTPVLIAIHSFTPSLIDQAPRPWHVGILWDKDPRIPEMLLSELQAEEGIIVGDNQPYSGKHFADYSMDHHAEKQGFAHVCIEVRQDLLQTEEGIQEWSLRLGRILNKVLQDKRHYHKLESDSSE
- a CDS encoding acyl-CoA dehydrogenase; its protein translation is MDFTLTEEQLMIQEAARDFAQSEIVPIAAEHDISGEFPSKTIKQAGELGFMGIQVPEEYGGSGLDTMCFALMMEEIAAADASHSVIVSVNNSLYNNGIMRFGTHEQKLKYVKPIATGEEIGAYALTEPQSGSDAANMRSKAVLSADGSYYTINAKKSWITSGPVARYIILFAMTDPDKGSRGATAFMIDTQKEGFHQLKTEPKLGIRASATCEIELTDYKCDVADVIGESGQGFKIAMTVLDEGRVGIAAQALGIARAAYDASVQYSKDRIAFGKPIGTFQMTQAKIADMRMRLEASRLLTHRAAWGKDEAIRTGGRNSLHGSMAKLYASETAMFIAHQAVQIHGGMGYSKELPIERYFRDAKITEIYEGTSEIQRMLIARLETGLR